The following are from one region of the Colius striatus isolate bColStr4 chromosome Z, bColStr4.1.hap1, whole genome shotgun sequence genome:
- the LPL gene encoding lipoprotein lipase isoform X2 translates to MERKAFLAALCLWWVVAPAAGGEAENNFEGIESKFSLRTPAEPVEDVCYLVPGQVDSLARCNFNHTSKTFVVIHGWTVTGMYESWVPKLVDALYKREPDSNVIVVDWLVRAQQHYPVSAAYTKLVGKDVAMFIDWMEEKFNYPLNNVHLLGYSLGAHAAGIAGSLTKKKVNRITGLDPAGPTFEYADAPTRLSPDDADFVDVLHTYTRGSPDRSIGIQKPVGHIDIYPNGGGFQPGCNLGEALRLIAEKGFADMDQLVKCSHERSIHLFIDSLLYEEKPSMAYRCNTKEAFEKGLCLSCRKNRCNNLGYKVNRVRTKRNTKMYLKTRAQMPYKVFHYQVKIHFFGKTNVTKTSQPFLISLYGTLDESENIAFTLPEVSSNKTFSFLIYTEVDIGDLLMLKLQWEKDTFFSWSDWWTPFTFDIQRVRVKSGETQKKGVFCSRDGTSHLSRGEEAAIFVKCLEQPVNRKRGGVKKASKENSALESA, encoded by the exons ATGGAGAGGAAGGCGTTCCTGGCCGCTCTCTGCCTGTGGTGGGTGGTTGCTCCGGCCGCCGGCGGCG AAGCTGAGAACAATTTTGAGGGAATTGAGAGCAAGTTTTCCTTACGGACACCTGCAGAGCCCGTTGAGGATGTCTGCTACCTGGTTCCTGGGCAGGTGGACAGCCTGGCACGCTGCAACTTCAACCATACCAGTAAAACCTTTGTGGTGATCCATGGGTGGACG GTGACTGGAATGTATGAAAGCTGGGTCCCGAAGCTGGTGGATGCTCTGTACAAGAGGGAACCTGACTCAAATGTCATTGTGGTGGACTGGCTGGTTCGAGCTCAGCAGCACTACCCAGTGTCTGCTGCATACACAAAGCTGGTGGGAAAGGATGTTGCCATGTTTATTGACTGGATGGAG GAGAAATTCAATTATCCTCTCAACAATGTCCACTTGCTGGGCTACAGTCTAGGTGCTCATGCTGCTGGAATTGCTGGGAGCCTGACCAAGAAGAAGGTGAACAGAATTACTG GGCTGGATCCAGCTGGTCCTACCTTTGAGTATGCTGATGCCCCTACTCGCCTCTCCCCGGATGATGCTGACTTTGTGGATGTCCTACACACCTACACTCGAGGCTCTCCAGACCGCAGCATTGGGATCCAGAAGCCTGTTGGACACATTGATATTTATCCTAATGGTGGAGGTTTCCAGCCAGGGTGCAACTTGGGAGAAGCACTCCGGCTGATTGCTGAAAAAGGCTTTGCAG ATATGGATCAGCTGGTGAAGTGCTCCCATGAACGATCCATCCACCTCTTCATTGACTCCCTCCTCTATGAAGAAAAGCCCAGCATGGCCTACCGCTGCAACACTAAGGAGGCCTTTGAAAAGGGTCTCTGCCTGAGCTGCCGGAAGAACCGTTGCAACAACTTGGGCTACAAGGTCAACAGAGTGAGAACAAAGAGAAACACTAAAATGTACTTGAAGACCCGTGCTCAGATGCCCTACAAAG tctttcattACCAGGTCAAGATCCATTTCTTTGGAAAGACTAATGTGACCAAGACAAGCCAGCCATTCCTGATCTCTCTCTATGGAACTCTAGATGAGAGTGAGAACATAGCTTTCACACT GCCTGAAGTCTCCTCAAACAAGACATTCTCCTTCCTGATTTACACAGAAGTGGACATTGGTGACCTGCTTATGCTGAAGCTGCAGTGGGAGAAAGACACCTTCTTCAGTTGGTCAGACTGGTGGACTCCTTTTACGTTTGACATCCAGAGAGTCAGAGTGAAGTCAGGAGAAACTCAGAAAAA gggAGTGTTCTGCTCTCGGGATGGCACCTCACATCTCAGCAGgggagaagaagcagcaatatTTGTGAAATGCTTGGAGCAACCTGTcaacaggaagagaggagg tgTCAAGAAAGCCTCTAAAGAAAATTCTGCTCTGGAGTCTGCTTAA
- the LPL gene encoding lipoprotein lipase isoform X1, translated as MERKAFLAALCLWWVVAPAAGGAEAENNFEGIESKFSLRTPAEPVEDVCYLVPGQVDSLARCNFNHTSKTFVVIHGWTVTGMYESWVPKLVDALYKREPDSNVIVVDWLVRAQQHYPVSAAYTKLVGKDVAMFIDWMEEKFNYPLNNVHLLGYSLGAHAAGIAGSLTKKKVNRITGLDPAGPTFEYADAPTRLSPDDADFVDVLHTYTRGSPDRSIGIQKPVGHIDIYPNGGGFQPGCNLGEALRLIAEKGFADMDQLVKCSHERSIHLFIDSLLYEEKPSMAYRCNTKEAFEKGLCLSCRKNRCNNLGYKVNRVRTKRNTKMYLKTRAQMPYKVFHYQVKIHFFGKTNVTKTSQPFLISLYGTLDESENIAFTLPEVSSNKTFSFLIYTEVDIGDLLMLKLQWEKDTFFSWSDWWTPFTFDIQRVRVKSGETQKKGVFCSRDGTSHLSRGEEAAIFVKCLEQPVNRKRGGVKKASKENSALESA; from the exons ATGGAGAGGAAGGCGTTCCTGGCCGCTCTCTGCCTGTGGTGGGTGGTTGCTCCGGCCGCCGGCGGCG CAGAAGCTGAGAACAATTTTGAGGGAATTGAGAGCAAGTTTTCCTTACGGACACCTGCAGAGCCCGTTGAGGATGTCTGCTACCTGGTTCCTGGGCAGGTGGACAGCCTGGCACGCTGCAACTTCAACCATACCAGTAAAACCTTTGTGGTGATCCATGGGTGGACG GTGACTGGAATGTATGAAAGCTGGGTCCCGAAGCTGGTGGATGCTCTGTACAAGAGGGAACCTGACTCAAATGTCATTGTGGTGGACTGGCTGGTTCGAGCTCAGCAGCACTACCCAGTGTCTGCTGCATACACAAAGCTGGTGGGAAAGGATGTTGCCATGTTTATTGACTGGATGGAG GAGAAATTCAATTATCCTCTCAACAATGTCCACTTGCTGGGCTACAGTCTAGGTGCTCATGCTGCTGGAATTGCTGGGAGCCTGACCAAGAAGAAGGTGAACAGAATTACTG GGCTGGATCCAGCTGGTCCTACCTTTGAGTATGCTGATGCCCCTACTCGCCTCTCCCCGGATGATGCTGACTTTGTGGATGTCCTACACACCTACACTCGAGGCTCTCCAGACCGCAGCATTGGGATCCAGAAGCCTGTTGGACACATTGATATTTATCCTAATGGTGGAGGTTTCCAGCCAGGGTGCAACTTGGGAGAAGCACTCCGGCTGATTGCTGAAAAAGGCTTTGCAG ATATGGATCAGCTGGTGAAGTGCTCCCATGAACGATCCATCCACCTCTTCATTGACTCCCTCCTCTATGAAGAAAAGCCCAGCATGGCCTACCGCTGCAACACTAAGGAGGCCTTTGAAAAGGGTCTCTGCCTGAGCTGCCGGAAGAACCGTTGCAACAACTTGGGCTACAAGGTCAACAGAGTGAGAACAAAGAGAAACACTAAAATGTACTTGAAGACCCGTGCTCAGATGCCCTACAAAG tctttcattACCAGGTCAAGATCCATTTCTTTGGAAAGACTAATGTGACCAAGACAAGCCAGCCATTCCTGATCTCTCTCTATGGAACTCTAGATGAGAGTGAGAACATAGCTTTCACACT GCCTGAAGTCTCCTCAAACAAGACATTCTCCTTCCTGATTTACACAGAAGTGGACATTGGTGACCTGCTTATGCTGAAGCTGCAGTGGGAGAAAGACACCTTCTTCAGTTGGTCAGACTGGTGGACTCCTTTTACGTTTGACATCCAGAGAGTCAGAGTGAAGTCAGGAGAAACTCAGAAAAA gggAGTGTTCTGCTCTCGGGATGGCACCTCACATCTCAGCAGgggagaagaagcagcaatatTTGTGAAATGCTTGGAGCAACCTGTcaacaggaagagaggagg tgTCAAGAAAGCCTCTAAAGAAAATTCTGCTCTGGAGTCTGCTTAA